A DNA window from Novosphingobium sp. RL4 contains the following coding sequences:
- the recA gene encoding recombinase RecA translates to MAAQLKLIQEGKEKDNMDRQKALEAALAQIDKAFGKGSAMKLGSKEAMQVEAISTGSLGLDIALGVGGLPRGRVIEVYGPESSGKTTLALHVIAEAQKSGGTAAFIDAEHALDPVYAKKLGVNIDELIVSQPDTGEQALEITDTLVRSNAIDVLVVDSVAALVPRAEIEGEMGDSHVGLQARLMSQSLRKLTGSISRSRCMVIFINQLRMKIGVMYGNPETTTGGNALKFYASVRLDIRRTGQIKDRDDIVGNATRVKVVKNKVAPPFKQVEFDIMYGEGISKIGEILDLGVKAGIVEKSGAWFSYDSIRIGQGRENAKTYLKENVEICDRLEKAIRARTAGLAEEMMVGPSAEDAE, encoded by the coding sequence ATGGCTGCTCAGCTCAAGCTGATCCAGGAAGGCAAGGAAAAGGACAACATGGACCGTCAGAAGGCGCTCGAAGCCGCGCTTGCGCAGATCGACAAGGCGTTCGGCAAGGGCTCCGCGATGAAGCTGGGTTCCAAGGAGGCGATGCAGGTCGAGGCGATCTCCACCGGCTCGCTGGGGCTCGACATCGCGCTGGGGGTCGGTGGTCTTCCGCGCGGCCGTGTGATCGAAGTCTACGGGCCGGAAAGCTCGGGCAAGACCACTCTCGCGCTCCATGTCATCGCCGAAGCGCAAAAGTCCGGCGGCACTGCCGCCTTCATCGACGCTGAGCACGCGCTTGACCCGGTCTACGCCAAGAAGCTGGGCGTCAACATCGATGAACTGATCGTCTCGCAGCCCGATACCGGCGAACAGGCGCTCGAAATCACCGATACGCTGGTGCGCTCGAACGCGATCGACGTTCTGGTGGTCGACTCGGTTGCCGCGCTTGTTCCCCGCGCGGAAATCGAAGGCGAGATGGGCGACAGCCACGTCGGTCTTCAGGCCCGCCTGATGAGCCAGTCGCTCCGCAAGCTGACCGGTTCGATCAGCCGCTCGCGCTGCATGGTGATCTTCATCAACCAGCTGCGCATGAAAATCGGCGTCATGTACGGCAACCCCGAGACGACCACGGGCGGCAACGCGCTCAAGTTCTACGCTTCGGTCCGCCTCGACATTCGCCGCACCGGCCAGATCAAGGACCGTGACGACATCGTCGGCAATGCCACCCGCGTGAAGGTCGTGAAGAACAAGGTCGCGCCGCCGTTCAAGCAGGTCGAATTCGACATCATGTACGGCGAGGGTATCTCGAAGATCGGCGAGATCCTCGATCTGGGCGTCAAGGCCGGCATCGTCGAGAAGTCCGGGGCATGGTTCAGCTATGATTCGATCCGCATCGGCCAGGGGCGTGAAAACGCCAAGACCTATCTCAAGGAAAACGTGGAGATCTGCGACCGTCTCGAAAAGGCGATCCGCGCCCGCACGGCCGGCCTTGCTGAAGAGATGATGGTCGGTCCCTCGGCGGAAGATGCCGAATAA
- a CDS encoding DUF885 domain-containing protein has protein sequence MDRRSFLGQASVAALVAGMPAGLAAASNGSRNGDAALRALLDRIFADRLAENPEGATRLGLDSGANAALKSRLSGRSTADSARELARSRAELGAVKAIGSSGLGADAKLDYDVVTYQLERSIAGQQSFTYGSSGGRFTPYLISQLTGAYQDVPDFLDTQHRVNSAEDADAYLARLGAFATVLDQESERQREDAARGVYAPDYILDTTLRQFAALRDKSAGETGLVTGFAAKLAKANLPPERAVQATRIVEDKVFPALDRQRALVNELRAKAVHDAGCWRLPDGEAYYTAAAEAATTVRMSGEEIHRLGLDQVAEIGGRIDAILKKQGMSQGTVGERLVALNQRPDQLYPNTDEGRASLLGELNAQIVKMQARLSEQFATLPKAPVEVRRVPPAIQAGAPGGYYQNASLDGSRPAIYYINLRDTFDRPKFGLATLTHHEAVPGHHLQVMLALESQDIPMIRRRGGFSGYSEGWALYSEQLADEMGMYEGDPLGQVGYLQSLLFRATRLVVDSGMHAKRWSREKATDYLIATTGIARGRSQGEIDRYTVWPGQACSYKIGHTMWVKLRDEARAKAGAKWDPRAFHSVLLKGALPLAVLEQLVKARYA, from the coding sequence ATGGATCGTCGCTCGTTTCTGGGCCAGGCCAGCGTTGCAGCGCTGGTCGCAGGCATGCCGGCCGGGCTGGCCGCCGCCAGCAACGGATCGCGCAATGGCGACGCTGCTCTCAGAGCCCTGCTGGACCGGATTTTCGCAGACCGCCTGGCAGAAAACCCGGAAGGCGCCACGCGGCTCGGGCTCGACAGCGGCGCGAATGCCGCCCTCAAGTCCCGGCTTTCGGGCCGTTCGACGGCAGACAGTGCACGCGAACTTGCCCGGTCCCGCGCCGAACTCGGAGCGGTGAAGGCGATCGGCAGCAGCGGGCTCGGCGCTGATGCCAAGCTCGATTACGATGTCGTCACCTATCAGCTCGAACGGAGCATCGCCGGGCAGCAAAGCTTCACTTACGGTTCCAGCGGCGGCCGCTTCACACCTTATCTGATCAGTCAGCTCACAGGCGCCTATCAGGATGTGCCTGACTTTCTCGACACCCAGCACCGTGTGAACAGCGCCGAAGACGCGGATGCCTATCTGGCACGGCTCGGCGCATTCGCAACCGTTCTGGATCAGGAAAGCGAGAGACAGCGCGAGGATGCTGCGCGGGGCGTCTATGCCCCCGACTATATTCTCGACACCACGCTCAGGCAGTTCGCCGCCCTTCGGGACAAGTCTGCCGGAGAGACCGGGCTCGTGACGGGGTTCGCGGCCAAACTCGCCAAGGCGAACCTGCCGCCGGAACGTGCGGTGCAAGCCACCCGGATCGTCGAGGATAAAGTGTTCCCGGCGCTCGACCGGCAGCGCGCATTGGTGAACGAACTGCGCGCAAAAGCCGTTCATGATGCCGGTTGCTGGCGGCTGCCCGATGGCGAGGCCTACTATACCGCCGCGGCAGAGGCCGCGACCACGGTTCGCATGAGCGGCGAGGAAATTCATCGCCTCGGCCTTGATCAGGTGGCCGAGATCGGCGGCCGGATCGATGCGATCCTCAAAAAGCAGGGAATGAGCCAGGGCACCGTGGGGGAGCGCCTCGTTGCGCTCAACCAGAGGCCGGACCAGCTCTATCCCAACACCGACGAGGGCCGCGCTTCGCTGCTCGGCGAACTCAACGCGCAGATCGTCAAGATGCAGGCCCGGCTTTCGGAACAATTCGCCACGCTCCCCAAGGCGCCCGTCGAAGTCCGCCGCGTGCCGCCTGCCATCCAGGCCGGCGCGCCGGGCGGTTACTATCAGAACGCCTCGCTCGATGGCTCACGCCCTGCGATCTACTACATAAACCTGCGCGATACTTTCGACCGGCCGAAGTTCGGCCTCGCCACGCTTACGCATCATGAGGCGGTCCCCGGCCATCACCTCCAGGTCATGCTGGCGCTGGAATCGCAGGACATTCCGATGATCCGTCGGCGTGGTGGCTTCAGCGGCTACAGCGAAGGCTGGGCGCTCTATTCCGAGCAACTGGCGGACGAAATGGGGATGTATGAAGGCGATCCGCTTGGCCAGGTCGGCTACCTCCAGTCACTGCTTTTCCGTGCCACCCGTCTCGTAGTGGACTCCGGGATGCACGCCAAGCGCTGGAGCCGCGAGAAGGCGACCGACTATCTGATAGCGACCACCGGCATCGCCCGTGGGCGCAGCCAGGGCGAGATCGATCGCTACACCGTCTGGCCGGGGCAGGCCTGCAGCTACAAGATCGGACACACGATGTGGGTGAAGCTGCGTGACGAGGCCCGCGCGAAGGCCGGTGCGAAGTGGGACCCTCGCGCCTTCCATTCGGTGCTGCTCAAGGGTGCACTGCCGCTCGCCGTGCTCGAACAGCTGGTCAAGGCCCGTTACGCCTGA
- the alaS gene encoding alanine--tRNA ligase encodes MHTTNEIRRSFLDYFASNGHEAVQSAPLVPYNDPTLMFVNAGMVPFKNVFTGLETRATPRATSSQKCVRAGGKHNDLDNVGYTARHHTFFEMLGNFSFGDYFKEQAITHAWTLLTKEWGLPVEKLLVTVYHTDDEAFDLWKKVAGLPESKIIRIPTKDNFWAMGDEGPCGPCSEIFFDHGDHIWGGPPGSPEEDGDRFIEIWNLVFMQFEQAAGEIVGNLPKPSIDTGMGLERISAVMQGVHDNYDIDTFKALIAASESLTGVAAEGEQRASHRVIADHLRSTSFLLADGVLPSNEGRGYVLRRIMRRAMRHAHLLGARDPLMHRLVPALVAEMGQAYPELGRAQPLIEETLEREEVQFRRTLANGLKLLDEATGDMGEGGELPGETAFKLYDTFGFPYDLTEDALRSRGIAVDRAGFDAAMAQQKAAARAAWKGSGQAADSEVWFDIAEREGATEFTGYASTTGEGQVVALVKDGKEVISATAGDQVVVVTNQTPFYGESGGQEGDRGAIAGANGLKIDVADTAKPLGRLHAMSGTVEAGTIKVGDAVNLTVDVERRDAVRANHSATHLLHAALRKRLGDHVTQKGSLVAAERLRFDFSHPTALTAEDIAAIEAEVNAEIRANDPVLTRLMTPDDAIGAGAMALFGEKYGDEVRVLSMGRTAKTEGGERTYSVELCGGTHVRATGDIGVFRIVSESAVSSGVRRIEALTGEGARQWLVAREDALKGAAGLLRTTPEDVETRVAALLDERRKLERELAEAKKALALGGGGAKAEAADEEVNGVKFSGQVLEGLDPKELRGLLDQAKQRMGSGVAAIVAVNEGKASIAAAVTEDLTGTISAVDLVRKGVEALGGKGGGGRADMAQGGGPDGDKAADAIAAVKAVLAG; translated from the coding sequence ATGCACACGACCAACGAAATCCGCCGGTCCTTCCTCGACTATTTCGCCAGCAATGGTCACGAGGCCGTCCAGTCCGCGCCGCTCGTTCCTTATAACGACCCGACGCTGATGTTCGTGAATGCCGGCATGGTGCCGTTCAAGAACGTGTTCACGGGCCTTGAAACCCGCGCCACGCCGCGCGCCACGTCGTCGCAGAAGTGCGTACGCGCCGGCGGCAAGCACAACGATCTCGACAACGTCGGCTACACCGCGCGCCACCACACTTTCTTCGAGATGCTGGGCAACTTCTCGTTCGGCGACTACTTCAAGGAACAGGCGATCACCCACGCCTGGACCCTGCTGACCAAGGAATGGGGCCTTCCGGTCGAGAAGCTGCTGGTCACCGTCTATCACACTGACGATGAAGCCTTCGATCTGTGGAAGAAGGTCGCCGGCCTGCCCGAATCGAAGATCATCCGCATCCCGACGAAGGACAACTTCTGGGCGATGGGTGACGAAGGCCCGTGCGGCCCGTGCTCGGAAATCTTCTTCGACCACGGCGATCACATCTGGGGCGGCCCTCCGGGTAGCCCGGAGGAAGATGGCGACCGCTTCATCGAGATCTGGAACCTCGTGTTCATGCAGTTCGAACAGGCTGCGGGCGAGATCGTCGGCAATCTGCCCAAGCCCTCGATTGATACGGGCATGGGCCTCGAACGCATCTCGGCGGTCATGCAGGGCGTGCATGACAACTACGATATCGACACGTTCAAGGCGCTGATTGCCGCCTCGGAAAGCCTCACCGGCGTTGCCGCCGAGGGCGAGCAGCGCGCCAGCCACCGTGTGATCGCGGACCATCTGCGTTCCACCAGCTTCCTGCTGGCCGACGGCGTGCTACCGTCCAACGAAGGCCGCGGCTATGTCCTGCGTCGCATCATGCGCCGCGCCATGCGCCATGCTCATCTGCTCGGCGCGCGTGACCCGCTGATGCATCGCCTTGTCCCCGCGCTGGTCGCCGAGATGGGCCAGGCCTATCCGGAGCTCGGCCGCGCCCAGCCGCTGATCGAGGAAACGCTGGAGCGCGAGGAAGTGCAGTTCCGTCGCACGCTCGCCAATGGCCTCAAGCTGCTGGACGAAGCGACCGGCGACATGGGTGAGGGCGGCGAGCTCCCCGGCGAGACCGCGTTCAAGCTCTATGATACTTTCGGCTTCCCTTACGACCTGACCGAAGACGCCCTGCGTTCGCGCGGCATCGCGGTGGACCGCGCCGGTTTCGATGCTGCCATGGCCCAGCAGAAGGCTGCCGCCCGCGCCGCGTGGAAGGGTTCGGGGCAGGCCGCCGACAGCGAAGTGTGGTTCGACATCGCCGAGCGCGAAGGCGCGACCGAGTTCACCGGCTACGCCTCCACGACCGGCGAAGGCCAGGTCGTGGCGCTGGTGAAGGACGGCAAGGAGGTCATTTCGGCCACTGCCGGCGATCAGGTTGTCGTGGTTACCAACCAGACCCCGTTCTATGGCGAATCGGGCGGTCAGGAAGGCGATCGCGGTGCGATCGCAGGCGCGAATGGCCTGAAGATCGACGTTGCCGACACCGCGAAGCCGCTCGGCCGCCTTCACGCGATGAGCGGTACGGTCGAGGCAGGCACGATCAAGGTCGGCGATGCCGTGAACCTCACGGTCGATGTCGAGCGCCGTGACGCGGTTCGTGCCAATCACTCCGCCACGCACCTCCTTCATGCCGCGCTGCGCAAGCGTCTGGGCGATCATGTTACCCAGAAGGGATCGCTGGTCGCCGCCGAACGCCTGCGCTTCGACTTCTCGCACCCGACTGCCCTCACCGCCGAGGATATCGCTGCGATCGAAGCCGAGGTGAATGCGGAAATCCGTGCGAACGACCCGGTCCTGACTCGCCTCATGACGCCTGACGACGCCATTGGCGCCGGCGCCATGGCACTGTTCGGCGAGAAGTACGGCGATGAAGTGCGCGTTCTTTCCATGGGCCGCACGGCAAAGACCGAAGGCGGCGAGCGCACTTATTCGGTCGAGCTTTGCGGCGGCACGCATGTGCGCGCCACGGGCGATATCGGTGTGTTCCGTATCGTTTCGGAAAGCGCCGTTTCCTCGGGCGTGCGCCGTATCGAGGCTCTGACCGGCGAGGGCGCGCGCCAGTGGCTGGTCGCCCGTGAGGACGCGCTGAAGGGCGCGGCCGGGCTGCTGCGCACCACTCCCGAAGATGTCGAAACCCGCGTCGCCGCGCTGCTGGACGAGCGTCGCAAGCTCGAACGCGAACTGGCCGAAGCGAAGAAGGCGCTGGCGCTCGGCGGCGGCGGTGCCAAGGCTGAAGCTGCCGACGAAGAAGTGAACGGCGTGAAGTTCTCGGGGCAAGTGCTCGAGGGGCTCGATCCCAAGGAACTGCGCGGCCTGCTCGATCAGGCGAAGCAGCGCATGGGCTCGGGCGTCGCCGCGATCGTCGCGGTGAACGAGGGCAAGGCGAGCATCGCCGCTGCCGTCACCGAAGA